In Campylobacter sp. MIT 12-8780, the genomic window TATTACCTTGCCCCCTCATATCCACATTGGTGCTTTTATTGGTAAAATTTCCAGTTCTATTAAACTGCACGCCAGCTTGACGACTCAAAGCCTCTTCAACAGAGGTATAGCCTTTATCCTCAAGATCTTTACCTGAAATAACGATAACATTTCTTAAATTACTATCAGCATCTTGTTCAAAACCAGTCGCAGAAATGACAACATTATCTGTCTTTAAAGCCGTTTCTGCTAAAGCTAAATGAGCTAAAAGTATAGAAGAATACGCTAAGGTTTTTGATATTTTCATATTTTTCCTTAAAAAATAAAATCTCAAAATTATGTTATAGCTGATAATAACTAATATCATAATATTGACGAAAAATTATAAAAATAAAAGGATTAAAAGTAACTTAAACTTGAAAAGAAAATTTAATTTTAATATAAAAATTTAACAAGCTAAAACAAAACGCATTTTCACAAATCCTAAAAAAGTGTTTATTTTAAAGCAAGATTAAGAAAGCTTTAAATGTAGCTTGCTAGAATTTAGCACAAAATATAAAAAATCAAGCAAAAATATCTTAAGATATGATAATCTTATCAAACTAGCCAAAGAAAAAGGAGTGTTTGTATGCAAACAGCGGTTTTAAATACGCAAGATGATTTTCTTGACATTAAAGCTGTGCTTAATTTTTTACAAAAATGCACGATAGAGCTAATAACAAAACTCAAAGAGCAACTCAAAACAAAACAATACAATACACTTTGCATTAAACTTGACTATGAAATGCAAAATCTTGCTGATGTGCTTTGTGAGATTGATACTCCAATCATTGAAAAGGAGCTTAGGGATTGTCTTGTTTTTTTCAAAAAAGAACTTGAAAAATTCAATCTTTCTATGTTAAAACAAATAAAAAAGACAGACAATAAAAGCAAAAAATACGATGAAAAGCTATTTTACAGCTCTTTGGCTTTACTTGAAATTCTTAATTTTTCGCTTAATGATGAGCTTATGCGTTTTAGTGGTGGCTATCAAAAACAAAAAGATTTAAGTAAATTTGGAAAACAAATCCACAATGCAAAATACTAACACCATTCTTAAGCTTTTTGAAAATATACGAAAACATTGTCTTAGCAAAAAGCCATAGGAGCTTTTATGCCAGGGGGTTTTGTATCAATGGGACTATATCGAAGAAAGCCTTAAAAAGCTAAAAAAGCCTTGCAGTATCTATGAATTTTTAGAGTTGTGTTTTCTTCCGTGCAAGATAAGCAAAGCAGAAATCAAAAAGATATGCGATCATCTAAGTGAATACAAAAATATCAAAAATGCGTTAAATCTTTGTTGCAATCATATCATATAAAACAAATTTAAGCCTTTTAATTATCCGCCTTAAAAAGCACTTTGCCTTTGATGATATGGGCTTTAAGTTCGCCAAATAGCTTATCATTTGCATATAAGCTTGTTTTTACAGGATAAAAGCTCGTTTTTTCATCAAAAAGCACGAGATTAGCAAGCTTTCCAACGGCTATTTTACCGCTGTTTAAGCCTAAAAACTGGGCTTGGTTAAAGCTTGTATAATCACAAAGTTCTTCCCAGCTCATAAAGCCTTCTTTGACTAAAAAAGTATAGCAAAGGCTTATGTATTCGCAGATTGAATGAATTCCAAAGTCAGCTTCATTAAAGGCTAAGTCTTTAAAAGTGATTGATTTTGGGCTATGATCTGCACTTAAAAAGCTGATTTTACCAGCTTTTAAGGCTTGTTTTAACGCGCAAGCATTTTCTTTGCTTCTTAAAGGTGGCATAAGTTTAGCAAAACTGTTAAAGCCCTTGCACGCTTCATCGCTTTTAAGCAGATGATGAATGCTAACTTGTGTCTTATCTTTTGCGTCTAATAAACGCAAAGATGAAGCAAGGCTAAGCTTATCATACACAAGCTCAACGCCATAAAACTCAGCAATTTGCTTCATTTTTGCTACCTCGCTAAGCTCTCCTACTTCACTAATGCCAACAAGTCCTAATTCAAAGCTTGTAGGGCTATCATTCATCACGCCATTATCATCAAAATGTGCTTCAAAACAAAAGCTAAAGATAGGAATTTTTTTCATCAAAGCATATTGCATACTCATTCTTAAAGAATTCGCATCAAGCGAGCTTTGAAGCTCCAAAGCCTTTGCTCCTTTGTTGATTAAAGTGGCTAAATTTTTAATCTTTTTTTCATCATCAAGCACATTTATGCTTGGGAAAATTTCTATAAGATTGTGCTTTAAGGCTTGTAAAAACAAAGCAAAGCTTTGGGTATCAAAGTTCATCTTATCTCGAAGCATGATAGATGATATGCCAGATTTTAAGCATTCGTTTTGCAAAAGCTCTAAATTTTCAAGACTGAAGGTATCATTTTTAAGATTGACATCAAGATCGATAAAAGAAGGAAGCAAGCTTAAATCATTTGCATAAAGCACTTCTTCATCATTTTTGGGGCTTAGATTTGGTGCGATTTGTGCGATTGTCTCGCCTTCAATCCTTACATCAGCTTGCTCTTGTCCGTAAATTTTAGCATTTTTAATGAGCATGGCAGTCATTCCTTCGCAGTTTTGATTAAAAAATATTGTAGCATAAGTGCGTATCAATTTGTATTATTTTTAGCCCTAAGCTTTGGTATTTTTTATATCAAGTAAAAACTTTAAGGCATTTAAACTAATTTTTGCAAAAATGCCCTACTTTGGGATTCAATTTGCTTAATATCATCGATGATTGCGTCATGAGTTTGCTTATCAATCATCGTTTGTTCGCAAAGTTTAAGTGAGCTTTGCACTTTTTCTTCGATGAGTTTTTTGCTCTTTTCAAGCTCTTGTGCTGAGATAAATTTTGAGATGACAGCTTTAATCTGCTCATTATGTGCATATAAATTTGAGATTGGATCTTGATTGTTGATATGATCTTTAGCCTGATTTAAACTCAAATACACGCTTGATTTGTAAAGTATATGCTCGATCTTAACAGCACTTTGCACCAAATTTTGAGCAAAATGTTGAAATTCTTGATTAAGATTTAAACTATTGGTTTTTAGCTCTTCAAAAGCCGAGCTAAAGCGAGAAATTTTTTCTTCAGAATCACGAGCTATAGAAAACACCTTTTGCGTGCCTTGCTCGACATCATCAAAGTTTTGCTGCATAGCTGCGATAGCTGCGCTGATCTCAGTGGTTGATTTTTGCGTTCTTTCGGCTAAATTTCGCACCTCATCAGCCACTACCGCAAAGCCTCTACCAT contains:
- a CDS encoding TonB-dependent receptor, whose amino-acid sequence is MKISKTLAYSSILLAHLALAETALKTDNVVISATGFEQDADSNLRNVIVISGKDLEDKGYTSVEEALSRQAGVQFNRTGNFTNKSTNVDMRGQGNRANAAVKVMIDGVTLNVLDQEKLHAAGVAISPLDSVAIEDIERIEIIPGGGAVLYGNGTRGGGN
- a CDS encoding amidohydrolase family protein yields the protein MLIKNAKIYGQEQADVRIEGETIAQIAPNLSPKNDEEVLYANDLSLLPSFIDLDVNLKNDTFSLENLELLQNECLKSGISSIMLRDKMNFDTQSFALFLQALKHNLIEIFPSINVLDDEKKIKNLATLINKGAKALELQSSLDANSLRMSMQYALMKKIPIFSFCFEAHFDDNGVMNDSPTSFELGLVGISEVGELSEVAKMKQIAEFYGVELVYDKLSLASSLRLLDAKDKTQVSIHHLLKSDEACKGFNSFAKLMPPLRSKENACALKQALKAGKISFLSADHSPKSITFKDLAFNEADFGIHSICEYISLCYTFLVKEGFMSWEELCDYTSFNQAQFLGLNSGKIAVGKLANLVLFDEKTSFYPVKTSLYANDKLFGELKAHIIKGKVLFKADN